One region of Coriobacteriia bacterium genomic DNA includes:
- a CDS encoding ArgR family transcriptional regulator: protein MASARKERQDAIRDLVRHNRIRTQSDLVAQLRDRDFDVTQATISRDITDLGLEKDVGGVYMLPEDYRLRSIAASAVRETRRAQNQVLLLCDPGTASSVAAALDASQTQGVLGSIAGDDTILVICADDAQGERFQNDVNQLLEKK, encoded by the coding sequence ATGGCGAGTGCGCGCAAGGAGCGCCAGGATGCGATTCGCGACCTCGTTCGGCACAATCGCATCCGCACGCAATCCGATCTCGTCGCGCAGCTGCGCGATCGCGACTTCGATGTCACGCAGGCGACCATTTCGCGCGACATCACGGACCTCGGTCTCGAGAAGGATGTCGGGGGCGTTTACATGTTGCCGGAGGATTACCGCCTCCGCTCGATCGCGGCAAGTGCCGTACGCGAGACGCGCCGGGCGCAAAACCAGGTGCTGCTCCTCTGCGACCCCGGCACGGCTTCGAGCGTGGCGGCGGCACTCGATGCCTCGCAAACGCAGGGCGTGCTCGGCAGCATCGCGGGTGACGATACGATACTCGTCATTTGCGCTGACGACGCGCAGGGCGAGAGATTCCAAAATGACGTGAACCAGCTGCTCGAGAAGAAGTAA
- a CDS encoding argininosuccinate synthase, with the protein MTRKEGKMEMEKDKVVLAYSGGLDTSVCIKWLMEEKGLDVIAVTGDVGQERQDLEFVKKKALQVGAIEALAIDMREEFVNDFLTKALAANCMYENKYPMVSALSRPVISKNLVEIAHKYGAKYIAHGCTGKGNDQVRFEVAIQSLDPEIKVLAPVREWDLHTRNDEMEYAKNHGIPVPTTKASPYSIDDNLWGRAIECGELEDPWSEPLEDIYTMTTSSYEAPAEGEYVVISFDAGVPCALDGEKMSFHDIILKMNEIAGRNGFGRVDMIENRLVGVKSRECYEVPGALSIIQAHKALEDLCLERELLHFKPIVEQKWAELVYDGLWFSPLKEALDGFCATTQKLVTGDVRLRFLKGSCVTVGRRSKYSLYDYGLATYDSADTFNRDSAEGFIDLFGLSTRVWAKHRQDEGQPGVV; encoded by the coding sequence CTGACTCGAAAGGAAGGAAAAATGGAAATGGAAAAGGACAAGGTCGTACTTGCATACTCGGGTGGTCTCGACACATCCGTCTGCATCAAGTGGCTCATGGAGGAAAAGGGCCTCGACGTCATCGCAGTAACGGGCGATGTCGGGCAGGAGCGTCAGGACCTCGAGTTCGTCAAGAAGAAGGCCCTGCAGGTCGGTGCCATCGAGGCGCTGGCCATCGACATGCGCGAGGAGTTCGTCAATGACTTCTTGACCAAGGCATTGGCCGCCAACTGCATGTACGAGAACAAGTACCCGATGGTGAGCGCATTGTCGCGCCCGGTCATCTCCAAGAATCTCGTCGAGATCGCGCACAAGTACGGTGCGAAGTACATCGCCCACGGTTGCACCGGCAAGGGCAACGACCAGGTCCGCTTCGAGGTCGCCATTCAGAGTCTCGATCCCGAAATCAAGGTGCTCGCTCCCGTGCGCGAGTGGGATCTGCACACGCGCAACGACGAGATGGAATACGCGAAGAATCACGGCATTCCCGTCCCCACGACGAAGGCCTCGCCCTATTCCATCGACGACAACCTCTGGGGTCGCGCCATCGAGTGCGGTGAGCTCGAGGACCCGTGGAGCGAACCGCTCGAGGACATCTACACGATGACCACCTCGAGCTACGAGGCCCCGGCAGAGGGCGAGTACGTCGTCATCAGCTTCGATGCTGGCGTGCCCTGTGCACTGGATGGCGAGAAGATGAGCTTCCACGACATCATCCTCAAGATGAACGAGATCGCGGGGCGCAACGGCTTCGGCCGCGTCGACATGATCGAGAACCGTCTCGTGGGCGTGAAGAGCCGCGAATGCTACGAGGTGCCCGGCGCGCTGTCCATCATCCAAGCGCACAAGGCCCTCGAGGACCTGTGCCTGGAGCGCGAGCTTCTGCACTTCAAGCCCATCGTCGAGCAGAAGTGGGCCGAGCTCGTCTACGACGGTCTGTGGTTCTCGCCCCTCAAGGAAGCCCTGGACGGATTCTGCGCGACGACGCAGAAGCTCGTCACGGGCGACGTGCGCCTGCGCTTCCTCAAGGGCAGCTGCGTGACGGTCGGGCGTCGCAGCAAGTACTCGCTCTACGATTATGGCCTGGCGACGTACGATTCCGCCGACACCTTCAACCGCGACAGCGCCGAGGGCTTCATCGATCTCTTCGGCTTGTCGACGCGCGTGTGGGCCAAGCACCGCCAAGACGAGGGTCAGCCCGGCGTCGTCTAG
- the putP gene encoding sodium/proline symporter PutP has translation MNTGDYAVIIAILIYFMVVLIIGFSYARRANKSSSEYFLGGRKVGPWFTALSAEASDMSGYLLMGLPGLAYFTGAADAGWTCIGLALGTYFNWLLVAKRLRRYSEKANDSITLPGFYSNRFHDSKNIVSTVAAVIILIFFCVYTGSCFVTCGKLFNTLFGMDYTVMMIFGAIIVFLYTMVGGYLSVVATDFVQGCLMFFALAVVVIGSITMAGGIENTAAFLSDIPGYLSMVQTATPEVDADGVQYLLGGAPVFGIPAEYGLLTIISTLSWGLGYFGMPQVLVRFMGIRNDSEIKTSRRIAIVWVVISMFCAIMIGIIGRYLFPAQYLTQSGAESIFIFLSQVMLPGFLCGLVVSGILAASMSSASSYLLITGSSVAENIFRGVFKKNATDNQVLIVSRITLACVLLFGIAVAWSEDSIIFNVVSYAWAGLGASFGPLTLFSLYWKRTTKSGAIAGMLTGAVSVIVWHNLVKPLGGVFGIYELLPAFILSCLAIVIVSLLSKEPSKAIQYEFDHYMDEELVDRHLDAVLEGGIPLKGVNMPVDTPILPKEAEEVDEKEPVVFPDGEVVVSEENPKDDR, from the coding sequence ATGAATACAGGAGATTACGCAGTCATCATCGCCATCTTGATCTACTTCATGGTGGTGCTCATCATCGGCTTTTCCTACGCGAGGCGTGCCAACAAGTCCTCGTCGGAGTACTTCCTGGGCGGCCGCAAGGTCGGTCCCTGGTTTACGGCCCTTTCAGCCGAAGCATCGGACATGTCGGGCTACCTGCTCATGGGCCTGCCCGGCCTCGCCTACTTCACCGGTGCCGCCGATGCGGGCTGGACGTGTATCGGCCTGGCACTTGGCACCTACTTCAACTGGTTGCTCGTCGCCAAGCGCTTGCGCCGCTATTCCGAAAAGGCCAACGACTCTATCACGCTGCCCGGTTTCTATTCCAATCGCTTCCACGACAGCAAGAACATCGTGAGCACGGTTGCCGCCGTCATCATCCTCATCTTCTTCTGCGTCTACACGGGCAGCTGCTTCGTCACCTGCGGCAAGCTCTTCAACACGCTCTTTGGCATGGACTATACGGTCATGATGATCTTCGGCGCCATCATCGTATTCCTCTACACGATGGTCGGCGGTTACCTCTCGGTCGTCGCGACCGACTTCGTGCAGGGCTGCCTCATGTTCTTTGCCCTGGCGGTCGTCGTCATCGGATCCATCACCATGGCAGGCGGCATCGAGAATACCGCAGCATTCCTCTCCGACATCCCCGGCTACCTCTCGATGGTGCAGACAGCTACGCCCGAGGTCGATGCCGATGGCGTCCAGTACCTGCTTGGCGGTGCTCCCGTCTTTGGCATTCCCGCCGAATACGGTCTGCTCACCATCATCTCGACCCTGAGCTGGGGCCTGGGCTACTTCGGCATGCCGCAGGTGCTCGTGCGCTTCATGGGCATTCGCAACGACAGCGAGATCAAGACCTCGCGTCGCATCGCCATCGTCTGGGTCGTCATCTCCATGTTCTGCGCCATCATGATCGGCATCATCGGTCGTTATCTCTTCCCCGCCCAATACCTCACCCAATCCGGTGCGGAGAGCATCTTCATCTTCCTGTCGCAAGTCATGCTCCCCGGTTTTCTCTGCGGCCTTGTCGTCTCGGGCATTCTTGCCGCCTCGATGTCGAGCGCCTCATCGTATCTACTCATCACGGGCTCTTCGGTTGCCGAGAACATCTTCCGCGGTGTCTTCAAGAAGAATGCCACCGACAACCAGGTGCTCATCGTGAGCCGTATCACGCTGGCCTGCGTCCTGCTCTTCGGCATTGCCGTTGCCTGGAGCGAAGATTCGATCATCTTCAACGTCGTCTCGTACGCCTGGGCCGGCCTGGGTGCCTCGTTTGGTCCGCTCACGCTCTTCAGCCTGTACTGGAAGCGTACGACCAAGTCAGGTGCCATCGCAGGCATGCTGACGGGTGCCGTCTCCGTCATCGTATGGCATAACCTCGTCAAGCCGCTCGGTGGCGTCTTCGGCATCTACGAGTTGCTTCCCGCCTTCATCCTGAGCTGCCTGGCAATCGTCATTGTCTCGCTGCTGAGCAAGGAGCCCTCAAAGGCCATCCAGTACGAGTTCGATCACTACATGGACGAGGAGCTCGTTGACCGCCATCTGGACGCCGTGCTCGAGGGCGGCATCCCGCTCAAGGGCGTCAACATGCCCGTCGACACGCCCATCCTGCCCAAAGAGGCCGAGGAAGTCGACGAGAAGGAGCCCGTCGTATTCCCTGATGGCGAGGTCGTCGTCTCCGAGGAGAATCCCAAGGACGACCGCTAG